One genomic segment of Allocatelliglobosispora scoriae includes these proteins:
- a CDS encoding SDR family NAD(P)-dependent oxidoreductase has product MLLQNKNAVIYGAAGSVGSGMARTFAAEGARVFLTGRTRATLEALAEEITAAGGQAEADVVDALDEAAVDAHARSMVERAGSLDISISLVTRGDVQGIPLAQMTTEDLLRPVMTGLTATFVTARAAARHMTGQGSGVILAFNSGSAHGSPMMGGTGLADAAIDTFIRNLAGEIGPSGVRVLGMWAAGVPESFTPEKLAAVNSDMVFDDAAMQGLLAQLASMRMLRRSPSLAEIASTAAFLASDRAGGITATFVNVTGGIFAS; this is encoded by the coding sequence ATGCTGCTCCAGAACAAGAACGCCGTCATCTACGGTGCCGCCGGATCCGTCGGCTCCGGCATGGCCCGCACCTTCGCCGCCGAGGGGGCGCGGGTCTTCCTGACCGGGCGGACCCGGGCGACCCTGGAGGCGCTCGCCGAGGAGATCACCGCCGCGGGCGGGCAGGCCGAGGCCGATGTCGTCGACGCGCTCGACGAGGCCGCGGTCGACGCCCACGCCCGGTCCATGGTCGAACGCGCCGGCAGCCTCGACATCTCGATCAGCCTCGTGACCAGGGGCGACGTCCAGGGGATCCCGTTGGCGCAGATGACGACCGAGGACCTGCTGCGGCCGGTCATGACCGGCCTCACCGCGACCTTCGTCACCGCCCGCGCCGCCGCGCGGCACATGACCGGGCAGGGCTCCGGGGTCATCCTCGCCTTCAACAGCGGGTCCGCGCACGGCAGCCCGATGATGGGGGGTACGGGCCTCGCCGACGCCGCGATCGACACCTTCATCCGCAACCTCGCCGGGGAGATCGGGCCGAGCGGCGTCCGGGTGCTGGGCATGTGGGCAGCGGGTGTGCCGGAGTCGTTCACGCCGGAGAAGCTCGCCGCGGTCAACAGCGACATGGTCTTCGACGACGCGGCGATGCAGGGGCTGCTGGCGCAGCTCGCGTCGATGCGGATGCTGCGGCGTTCGCCGAGCCTGGCCGAGATCGCGTCGACGGCGGCGTTCCTCGCCTCGGACCGCGCGGGCGGCATCACCGCGACCTTCGTCAACGTCACCGGCGGCATCTTCGCCAGCTGA
- a CDS encoding antitoxin, producing the protein MDKAKEMLGMDDATDAAKDATGKVGDKAADASNAAKDQAGSMSDKAKNMVDKGGDKIDNMTGGKASGHIDKGQDAAKDAIDKIPGM; encoded by the coding sequence ATGGACAAGGCCAAGGAAATGCTCGGCATGGACGACGCCACCGACGCGGCGAAGGACGCCACGGGCAAGGTGGGCGACAAGGCCGCCGACGCATCCAACGCTGCCAAGGACCAGGCCGGAAGCATGTCCGACAAGGCGAAGAACATGGTCGACAAGGGCGGCGACAAGATCGACAACATGACCGGCGGCAAGGCTTCCGGCCACATCGACAAGGGCCAGGACGCCGCCAAGGACGCGATCGACAAGATTCCTGGAATGTAG
- a CDS encoding DUF4386 domain-containing protein — protein sequence MSTTPLSPPRRWPAALFIAEGLLIAVPLVVLGQAVNWPAGLGDPASVTLPLVAAHETGLRAGYLAYLAYSLLFLPVIAVAVGTFAGPAERRHPAARIAVLLAGLSALARAVGILRWLTAMPVLAASWAGADPAMRAVIAVQFGVLNDFGGGIGELLGVAAFGSAAVACATIAIRAAVPAWLTWLGAATAVLAAVPLVELAGVDAGALTSVGVTAVQIWLLALAAVVWRGARR from the coding sequence ATGAGCACCACCCCCCTCAGCCCGCCACGACGCTGGCCCGCAGCCCTGTTCATCGCCGAAGGGCTGCTGATCGCCGTCCCGCTCGTCGTCCTCGGCCAGGCCGTGAACTGGCCCGCCGGACTCGGCGACCCCGCATCGGTCACCCTCCCGCTCGTCGCCGCCCACGAGACCGGGCTGCGCGCCGGATACCTGGCCTACCTCGCCTACTCGCTGCTCTTCCTGCCGGTGATCGCGGTCGCCGTCGGCACCTTCGCCGGACCGGCCGAGCGGCGGCACCCGGCCGCCCGGATCGCGGTGCTGCTCGCCGGCCTCTCGGCGCTCGCCCGGGCCGTCGGGATCCTGCGCTGGCTCACCGCGATGCCGGTCCTCGCCGCGAGCTGGGCCGGGGCCGACCCGGCAATGCGGGCGGTCATCGCCGTGCAGTTCGGCGTCCTCAACGACTTCGGCGGTGGCATCGGCGAACTCCTCGGCGTCGCCGCGTTCGGCTCCGCCGCCGTCGCCTGCGCCACGATCGCCATCCGCGCCGCCGTCCCGGCCTGGCTCACCTGGCTCGGCGCGGCCACCGCGGTCCTGGCCGCTGTCCCGCTCGTCGAGCTCGCCGGGGTCGACGCGGGCGCGCTGACCTCCGTCGGGGTCACCGCCGTGCAGATCTGGCTGCTCGCGCTCGCGGCCGTCGTCTGGCGCGGGGCCCGCCGATGA
- a CDS encoding TetR/AcrR family transcriptional regulator yields the protein MTEVRVSLRDRKRAATIDEIKTVAISQLSADAGQMTLRGVAREVGMTVQSLYHYFPSRDDLITALIADAHNALADAIEAAGQAHPDLVGVASAYRGWAVEHRARFLLIFGTPVPGYAAPPGGPTTDAARRLGVAFTGAVFHGWSPADLAAIRPPAVDPALDDALTAAAALVLPGMPPAAFGWGLDLWGRVHGLVLLELLGHLPWLGDQAAANFHHAALRAAADLARLRP from the coding sequence ATGACGGAGGTACGGGTGTCGCTGCGCGACCGCAAACGCGCGGCGACGATCGACGAGATCAAGACGGTCGCGATCAGCCAGCTCTCCGCCGATGCGGGGCAGATGACGCTGCGCGGGGTGGCCCGCGAGGTCGGGATGACCGTCCAGTCGCTCTACCACTACTTCCCGAGCCGCGACGACCTGATCACCGCGCTCATCGCCGACGCGCACAACGCGCTCGCCGACGCCATCGAGGCGGCCGGGCAGGCGCATCCGGACCTGGTGGGGGTCGCCTCGGCGTACCGGGGGTGGGCCGTCGAGCACCGGGCCCGGTTCCTGCTCATCTTCGGCACCCCGGTCCCCGGCTACGCCGCCCCGCCCGGCGGGCCGACCACCGACGCCGCCCGCCGGCTCGGGGTCGCGTTCACCGGCGCGGTCTTCCACGGCTGGAGCCCGGCCGACCTCGCCGCGATCCGGCCTCCCGCTGTCGATCCGGCGCTCGACGACGCGCTCACCGCCGCGGCCGCCCTGGTCCTGCCGGGGATGCCGCCCGCCGCGTTCGGCTGGGGCCTGGACCTGTGGGGCCGGGTGCACGGCCTGGTGCTGCTGGAACTCCTCGGCCACCTGCCGTGGCTGGGCGACCAGGCCGCCGCCAACTTCCACCACGCGGCACTGCGCGCCGCCGCCGACCTGGCCCGCCTGCGCCCCTGA
- a CDS encoding condensation domain-containing protein, whose amino-acid sequence MIPALDPSPVATFHGGRSVTARLTWGQQGIWNIITAMAPHDAFLNQRRIVAVPAGAVATLAAVAAAVGTLISRHESLRTRIRTVGQVPWQDVAAAGECPIEVLETAPDQARRAAKQARERLRLIPFDYAEDLPIRVTAVLADGTVRYLVLVLAHIAVDWYALARLERELTALLVDGAVAAAPGRQPADMAEREHSAAGRQRTRRVQDYWRGRYTRFPAQAFPPAAPSADPYYGQADLVSPALGTTCQMAASRYGTSSSAVLLAATCAVLAAWTRQDRLGMLTLVNNRFHDGHRDVIAPVNQLGILAFDLSGTATFGDLVTSAWRESLSCFRHAYYDQDALDGFLEDTGRLHDGRIAPFCCFNDMRAANGHLRGRRTGTARLHAARRRSRITWREPLRDFSWHFMLSVSDLPGSLCVSLAADARYLPPRRQVAVLLAFEELVVTAATREVRLAELYRGVERARKQRWPEE is encoded by the coding sequence GTGATACCCGCACTGGACCCGTCGCCCGTCGCCACGTTTCACGGCGGGCGGAGCGTCACCGCCCGGTTGACCTGGGGGCAGCAGGGCATCTGGAACATCATCACCGCGATGGCGCCCCACGACGCGTTCCTCAACCAGCGCCGGATCGTCGCCGTCCCCGCGGGCGCGGTCGCGACCCTGGCGGCGGTGGCGGCGGCCGTCGGCACATTGATCTCCCGGCACGAGTCCCTGCGGACCAGGATCCGCACCGTCGGCCAGGTGCCGTGGCAGGACGTCGCCGCCGCGGGCGAATGCCCGATCGAGGTGCTGGAGACCGCACCCGACCAGGCCCGGCGGGCCGCCAAGCAGGCCCGGGAGCGGCTGCGGCTGATCCCGTTCGACTACGCCGAGGACCTGCCGATCCGGGTCACCGCGGTCCTGGCCGACGGCACGGTGCGCTACCTGGTCCTGGTCCTCGCCCACATCGCCGTCGACTGGTACGCCCTGGCCCGCCTGGAACGCGAACTGACGGCGCTGCTCGTCGACGGCGCGGTCGCCGCGGCACCGGGTCGCCAGCCGGCCGACATGGCCGAACGCGAGCACAGCGCGGCCGGGCGGCAGCGGACCCGGCGCGTCCAGGACTACTGGCGCGGCCGCTACACCCGGTTCCCGGCGCAGGCGTTCCCCCCGGCGGCGCCGTCCGCCGACCCCTATTACGGGCAGGCCGACCTCGTCTCACCCGCGCTCGGCACCACCTGCCAGATGGCGGCCAGCCGCTACGGCACCAGCTCCTCGGCGGTCCTGCTCGCGGCGACCTGCGCCGTCCTCGCCGCCTGGACCAGGCAGGACCGGCTGGGGATGCTCACCCTGGTCAACAACCGGTTCCACGACGGCCACCGCGACGTGATCGCGCCCGTCAACCAGCTCGGCATCCTCGCGTTCGACCTGAGCGGGACCGCCACCTTCGGCGACCTCGTCACCAGTGCCTGGCGCGAATCGCTGAGCTGCTTCCGGCACGCCTACTACGACCAGGACGCCCTCGACGGGTTCCTCGAGGACACCGGGCGGCTGCACGACGGCCGGATCGCACCCTTCTGCTGCTTCAACGACATGCGCGCCGCCAACGGCCACCTGCGCGGCCGCCGCACCGGGACCGCCCGGCTGCACGCGGCCAGGAGGCGGTCCCGGATCACCTGGCGCGAACCGCTCAGGGACTTCAGCTGGCACTTCATGCTGTCGGTCAGCGACCTGCCGGGCAGCCTGTGCGTGTCGCTCGCCGCCGACGCCCGTTACCTGCCGCCGCGCCGACAGGTAGCGGTCCTGCTCGCGTTCGAGGAGCTGGTGGTCACCGCGGCCACCCGCGAGGTGCGGCTGGCGGAGCTTTACCGCGGTGTCGAACGCGCCAGGAAACAGCGCTGGCCCGAGGAGTGA
- a CDS encoding NAD-dependent epimerase/dehydratase family protein — translation MTHVVLGAGQTGRPLAAALAAAGLGVRVVSRTRPAGLPAGAEHRGADLTDVDATIAACAGASVVYHTAGAPVPQWDRAFPAVMASVLAGAAAASARLVYLDNLYAFGPPEGAITEASPPNPVEAKGRLRLHLAELVLGAAGRGDLPGATVAHAADFFGPGVRNSVPGALVLRAVEAGKVPRWPVALDEAHSLAYTPDVAAALAAIGASAGWSGARRRIIAAQAPTGREFLAAAGGRPGAVLSLAALRVAGIFSRGARDLAGLAWQYDRPYVADGTLLRQETGLVPTPLAVALA, via the coding sequence ATGACCCACGTCGTCCTCGGTGCCGGCCAGACCGGCCGCCCACTCGCCGCCGCGCTCGCGGCCGCAGGCCTGGGGGTACGCGTGGTCAGCCGCACCCGCCCCGCCGGGCTGCCCGCCGGCGCCGAGCACCGCGGCGCGGACCTCACCGACGTGGACGCCACGATCGCCGCGTGCGCGGGGGCGTCGGTCGTCTACCACACCGCCGGGGCTCCCGTTCCGCAGTGGGACCGGGCCTTCCCGGCGGTCATGGCGTCGGTGCTCGCCGGGGCGGCCGCCGCCTCGGCCCGGCTGGTCTACCTGGACAACCTCTACGCGTTCGGGCCGCCCGAGGGTGCGATCACCGAGGCGTCGCCGCCGAACCCGGTCGAGGCGAAGGGGCGGCTGCGGCTGCACCTGGCGGAGCTGGTGCTCGGGGCCGCCGGTCGGGGCGACCTGCCGGGGGCCACCGTGGCGCACGCGGCGGACTTCTTCGGACCGGGGGTACGCAACTCGGTGCCGGGGGCGCTGGTGCTCCGGGCGGTCGAGGCCGGGAAGGTGCCGCGGTGGCCGGTGGCGCTCGACGAGGCGCACAGCCTGGCGTACACCCCGGATGTGGCGGCGGCGCTCGCGGCGATCGGCGCTTCGGCGGGCTGGAGCGGCGCGCGGCGGCGGATCATCGCGGCGCAGGCGCCGACGGGCCGGGAGTTCCTCGCGGCGGCGGGCGGGCGGCCCGGGGCGGTGCTGTCGCTGGCGGCGCTGCGGGTCGCCGGGATCTTCAGCCGGGGCGCGCGGGACCTGGCCGGGCTCGCCTGGCAGTACGACCGGCCCTACGTCGCCGACGGCACCCTGCTGCGGCAGGAGACCGGCCTGGTGCCGACCCCGCTGGCGGTCGCCCTGGCCTAG
- the aroA gene encoding 3-phosphoshikimate 1-carboxyvinyltransferase, giving the protein MTIVRIPGSKSVMARALFLAAAADGTTVLRHPLRSDDTEGFALALQALGYPVTLDDEAWTVTGNPAGPPAGSADVYCRDAGTAARFLPALAAAGHGHFRFDASAQMRRRPVGPLSEALRSLGVTLHHDEAEGHLPVTIDAAGITGGDLRLDAGLSSQFLTALLLMGPLTGQGLRIHVTDMVSVPYVEMTLAMMARFGVAVERDGSVFVVPAAAYSPQDYVVEPDASSASYFFAAAAVAGRTVTVPGLSSSSLQGDVRFVHVLERMGATVDIADDSITVTGPPKLNGVTVNMRDISDTVPTLAAIAPFADGPVRIEDVYNIRVKESDRLEACASNLRALGIRVETGRDWLEIHPGVPAGARIACHADHRIAMSFSVTGLLTDGITLDDPDCVKKTFPTFHRVFAELRQGWDL; this is encoded by the coding sequence GTGACGATCGTGCGCATTCCCGGGTCCAAATCGGTGATGGCCAGGGCGCTCTTCCTGGCCGCGGCGGCGGACGGCACCACCGTCTTACGCCACCCCCTGCGCTCCGACGACACGGAGGGCTTCGCGCTCGCCCTGCAGGCCCTCGGCTACCCGGTGACCCTGGACGACGAGGCCTGGACCGTCACCGGCAACCCGGCCGGGCCGCCCGCGGGCAGCGCCGACGTCTACTGCCGCGACGCGGGCACCGCGGCCCGGTTCCTGCCGGCGCTCGCCGCCGCCGGGCACGGGCACTTCCGGTTCGACGCGTCCGCGCAGATGCGCCGCCGCCCGGTCGGCCCGCTGTCCGAGGCGCTGCGCTCGCTCGGGGTGACCCTGCACCACGACGAGGCCGAGGGGCACCTGCCGGTGACGATCGACGCGGCCGGGATCACCGGCGGCGACCTGCGCCTGGACGCGGGGCTGTCGTCGCAGTTCCTCACCGCGCTGCTGCTGATGGGCCCGCTGACCGGCCAGGGCCTGCGGATCCACGTGACCGACATGGTCTCGGTGCCCTATGTCGAGATGACCCTGGCGATGATGGCCCGCTTCGGGGTGGCGGTCGAACGCGACGGCAGCGTCTTCGTGGTGCCGGCCGCCGCCTACTCCCCGCAGGACTACGTCGTGGAGCCCGACGCGTCCAGCGCGAGCTACTTCTTCGCCGCAGCCGCGGTGGCCGGGCGTACGGTCACCGTGCCGGGGCTGTCGTCGTCGAGCCTGCAGGGCGATGTGCGGTTCGTGCACGTGCTGGAGCGGATGGGCGCGACGGTCGACATCGCCGACGACTCGATCACGGTGACCGGCCCGCCGAAGCTCAACGGGGTCACGGTCAACATGCGCGACATCTCCGACACCGTGCCGACGCTCGCCGCGATCGCGCCGTTCGCGGACGGCCCGGTGCGGATCGAGGATGTCTACAACATCCGGGTCAAGGAGAGCGACCGGCTGGAGGCGTGCGCGAGCAACCTGCGCGCGCTGGGGATCCGGGTCGAGACCGGCCGCGACTGGCTGGAGATCCACCCGGGTGTTCCGGCGGGGGCGCGGATCGCCTGCCACGCCGACCACCGGATCGCGATGAGCTTCAGCGTGACCGGGCTGCTCACCGACGGCATCACGCTCGACGACCCGGACTGCGTGAAGAAGACCTTCCCGACCTTCCACCGGGTCTTCGCCGAACTGCGCCAGGGCTGGGACCTGTAA
- a CDS encoding GNAT family N-acetyltransferase, giving the protein MTFALVNDTIEHLAPWMEFAANGYTEADAVAYLALCDEHWDSRRNFNYAIVAPDGRVVGSTGIMTERPEGGVEIGYWLHRDYTGQGIATKASRAQIEAAWLMGATHVIIVHDSNNHRSGAVPARLGFTEVERRVGVEPPTAVKTGTKVVWRLDRK; this is encoded by the coding sequence TTGACGTTCGCGCTCGTCAACGACACGATCGAGCACCTGGCGCCGTGGATGGAGTTCGCCGCCAACGGCTACACCGAGGCCGACGCGGTCGCCTACCTCGCGCTCTGCGACGAGCACTGGGACTCCCGGCGCAACTTCAACTACGCGATCGTCGCCCCGGACGGGCGGGTCGTGGGCAGCACCGGCATCATGACCGAGCGGCCCGAGGGCGGCGTGGAGATCGGCTACTGGCTGCACCGCGACTACACCGGGCAGGGCATCGCCACGAAGGCGTCGCGGGCGCAGATCGAGGCGGCGTGGCTGATGGGCGCCACGCACGTGATCATCGTGCACGACTCGAACAACCACCGCAGCGGTGCCGTGCCCGCCCGGCTCGGCTTCACCGAGGTCGAGCGGCGGGTCGGTGTGGAGCCGCCGACGGCGGTGAAGACCGGGACGAAGGTCGTCTGGCGGCTCGACCGAAAATAA
- a CDS encoding class I SAM-dependent methyltransferase: MTKPWMIDELGYAGPEHLDPDFVDGYDRKQGFPDPDGDVAILREHGLTATSTLVDLGTGTGRVALAAAPHAGRVVAVDVSPAMLAQVSARAQAAGLANVEVVRAGFLTYEHTGALADAVHTRNALHQLPDFFKVQALLRIAAILRPGGVLRLRDLVYDFPPERTEEFFDGWFAGAAADPAAGYTAADYAEHIRTEFSTFGWLLEPMLDRAGFDVVTAESERSLYAAYTCVKR, translated from the coding sequence ATGACCAAGCCGTGGATGATCGATGAGCTCGGCTACGCCGGGCCGGAGCACCTGGACCCGGACTTCGTCGACGGCTACGACCGCAAGCAGGGGTTTCCCGACCCGGACGGCGACGTGGCGATCCTGCGCGAGCACGGTCTGACCGCCACGTCGACGCTGGTGGACCTCGGGACCGGCACGGGCCGGGTGGCGCTGGCGGCCGCTCCCCACGCCGGGCGGGTCGTCGCGGTCGACGTGTCGCCGGCGATGCTCGCCCAGGTGTCCGCTCGCGCGCAGGCGGCGGGGCTGGCGAATGTGGAGGTCGTGCGGGCCGGGTTCCTCACCTATGAGCACACCGGAGCCCTCGCCGACGCCGTGCACACCCGCAACGCGCTGCACCAGCTGCCGGACTTCTTCAAGGTGCAGGCGCTGCTGCGGATCGCGGCGATCCTGCGCCCGGGCGGGGTGCTGCGGCTGCGGGACCTCGTCTACGACTTCCCGCCGGAGCGGACCGAGGAGTTCTTCGACGGCTGGTTCGCCGGTGCGGCGGCCGACCCGGCGGCCGGTTACACCGCCGCCGATTACGCCGAGCACATCCGGACCGAGTTCAGCACCTTCGGCTGGCTGCTGGAACCGATGCTCGACCGGGCCGGGTTCGACGTGGTCACGGCCGAGTCGGAGCGCTCGCTCTACGCCGCTTACACCTGCGTCAAACGCTGA
- a CDS encoding FAD-binding oxidoreductase, which produces MSDIEEVLRGIVGPGHVLVDPDLRAAYETDWTRRFTGTARCVVRPRDTAEVAAVVRACAAAGVPITVQGGNTGLVGGGVPDRGEVLLSLTRLSDLEPVDELESQVTAGAGVTLEKLQAHARAAGLDVGVDLAARSAATVGGMVATNAGGIRVLRYGSMRDQLTGLEAVLADGTVLTRLAGLAKDNTGYDLTQLLAGSEGTLAVITRVRLRLVPLLPARAVALVAVDGTEGALALLAAARSRLATLSAAELCYADGIDLVRAHGRLSAPFAEDYPAYVLLECAAHSDPTDEILELLADCDAVQDATVAGDQVGRARLWAYRETHTEAISAAGVPVKLDVCVPLRELAGLVAELPGAVAAVAPGARGIVFGHVNEGNLHVNVLGAGEHAEEVTDAVLRLVAQRHGSISSEHGVGRAKVPWLELSRSEAELAALRRIKTAFDPDGILNPGVLLPVR; this is translated from the coding sequence GTGAGCGACATCGAAGAGGTGCTGCGGGGCATCGTCGGGCCGGGGCACGTGCTCGTCGACCCGGATCTGCGGGCGGCGTACGAGACGGATTGGACCCGGCGTTTCACCGGCACCGCGCGCTGCGTGGTGCGGCCGCGCGACACCGCGGAGGTCGCGGCGGTCGTGCGGGCCTGCGCTGCGGCGGGGGTGCCGATCACCGTGCAGGGCGGCAACACCGGCCTGGTCGGCGGCGGCGTCCCGGACCGCGGCGAGGTGCTGCTCAGCCTGACCCGGCTCAGCGACCTGGAGCCGGTCGACGAGCTCGAATCGCAGGTCACCGCCGGTGCCGGGGTCACCCTGGAGAAGCTGCAGGCCCACGCCCGGGCGGCCGGCCTCGACGTCGGCGTCGACCTCGCGGCCCGGTCGGCGGCCACGGTCGGCGGCATGGTCGCCACCAACGCGGGCGGGATCCGGGTGCTGCGCTACGGCAGCATGCGCGACCAGCTGACGGGCCTGGAGGCGGTCCTCGCCGACGGGACCGTGCTGACCCGGCTCGCCGGGCTGGCCAAGGACAACACCGGCTATGACCTGACGCAGCTCCTCGCCGGCAGCGAGGGCACCCTGGCGGTCATCACCCGGGTCCGGTTGCGCCTGGTCCCGCTGCTGCCGGCCCGGGCGGTGGCGCTCGTCGCGGTCGACGGCACCGAGGGGGCGCTGGCGCTGCTGGCGGCGGCCCGCAGCCGGCTCGCCACGCTCAGCGCCGCCGAGCTCTGCTACGCCGACGGCATCGACCTGGTCCGGGCGCACGGGCGGCTGTCGGCGCCGTTCGCCGAGGACTACCCGGCCTACGTGCTGCTCGAGTGCGCCGCCCACAGCGACCCGACCGACGAGATCCTGGAGCTGCTCGCCGACTGCGACGCGGTGCAGGACGCGACGGTCGCCGGCGACCAGGTCGGCCGGGCGCGGCTGTGGGCCTACCGGGAGACGCACACCGAGGCGATCAGCGCCGCCGGGGTCCCCGTCAAGCTGGACGTGTGCGTCCCGCTGCGGGAGCTGGCCGGGCTCGTCGCCGAACTGCCCGGCGCCGTCGCCGCGGTCGCGCCCGGGGCCCGGGGCATCGTCTTCGGGCACGTCAACGAGGGCAACCTGCACGTCAACGTGCTCGGTGCCGGGGAGCACGCCGAAGAGGTCACCGACGCGGTGCTGCGCCTGGTCGCGCAGCGGCACGGCAGCATCAGCTCCGAGCACGGGGTCGGCCGGGCGAAGGTGCCGTGGCTGGAGCTGTCCCGGTCGGAGGCGGAGCTCGCCGCGCTGCGCCGGATCAAGACCGCCTTCGACCCGGACGGGATCCTCAATCCGGGAGTGCTGCTGCCCGTGCGGTGA
- a CDS encoding GNAT family N-acetyltransferase produces MNDTIPIVPMGLGHLRQVLDLGHEVFDVSVKPYTSWSLTAVAEHLDTDDGACWVALDSDRVVGFVLGSMEFEFREDWAYLEWIAVAPDMQGRGIARRLVEVCCEALFAAGARRVVTDVESSNVASATLMSRNGFVPATTVALFVRTNPAEPELSAEETAKALPPGTKRALIRTGRLTGDNQHVRHG; encoded by the coding sequence ATGAACGACACGATCCCGATCGTCCCCATGGGCCTGGGACACCTCCGCCAGGTCCTCGACCTCGGCCATGAGGTCTTCGACGTCAGCGTCAAGCCGTACACCTCCTGGTCCCTCACCGCCGTCGCCGAGCACCTCGACACCGACGACGGGGCGTGCTGGGTCGCGCTCGACTCGGACCGGGTCGTGGGCTTCGTCCTCGGTTCGATGGAGTTCGAGTTCCGTGAGGACTGGGCCTACCTGGAGTGGATCGCCGTCGCCCCGGACATGCAGGGCCGGGGCATCGCCCGGCGCCTGGTCGAGGTCTGCTGCGAGGCGCTGTTCGCCGCCGGTGCGCGCCGGGTCGTCACCGACGTCGAGTCCAGCAACGTCGCCTCGGCCACGCTGATGTCGCGCAACGGGTTCGTCCCGGCGACGACGGTGGCGCTGTTCGTGCGCACCAATCCGGCCGAGCCGGAGCTCTCGGCCGAGGAGACCGCGAAGGCCCTGCCGCCCGGCACGAAGCGCGCGCTGATCCGCACCGGCCGCCTCACCGGCGACAACCAGCATGTCCGCCACGGCTGA
- a CDS encoding cysteine hydrolase family protein: protein MSLTSANVNAASPWRQRRRVTPSQVKISSGTPNSLIRATLLRRSAHRLHDAGDPPSPSTGVDGWRYGGRHDHTAEPAPDRTARHRWIQHSDAHLEHGSDQWRIVPELTPDAAEPHVDKHYLDAFEETSLEAVLADLGVGRIFVTGAQTDACIRSTLHGALTRGYDTALVRDAHTTRDRSQFGVPGPGEVIAHTNLYWTHQTAPGRTAGTVATAEVDFHA from the coding sequence GTGTCGTTGACGAGCGCGAACGTCAACGCCGCGTCGCCGTGGCGCCAGCGCCGCAGGGTCACCCCGTCACAGGTCAAAATCTCATCCGGTACGCCGAACTCGCTCATCCGCGCGACTTTACTGCGCCGGTCCGCTCACCGCCTGCACGATGCCGGTGACCCGCCATCGCCGTCGACCGGTGTCGATGGGTGGCGCTACGGCGGGCGGCATGACCACACTGCCGAACCGGCCCCGGACCGCACTGCTCGTCATCGATGGATCCAGCACTCCGACGCTCACCTCGAACACGGCAGCGACCAGTGGCGGATCGTCCCCGAACTCACCCCGGACGCCGCCGAGCCGCACGTCGACAAGCACTACCTCGACGCCTTCGAGGAGACCAGCCTGGAGGCGGTCCTCGCGGACCTCGGCGTCGGCCGGATCTTCGTCACCGGCGCGCAGACCGACGCGTGCATCCGCTCGACCCTGCACGGCGCCCTCACCCGCGGCTACGACACGGCCCTGGTCCGCGACGCCCACACGACCAGGGACCGCTCGCAGTTCGGCGTGCCGGGGCCGGGGGAGGTCATCGCGCACACCAACCTCTACTGGACCCACCAGACGGCCCCGGGCCGCACCGCGGGCACGGTCGCCACCGCCGAGGTCGACTTCCACGCGTGA